The Psychrobacter sp. LV10R520-6 genome includes a region encoding these proteins:
- a CDS encoding extracellular solute-binding protein, which yields MSLNAITAPLSFTRPVKATLSVAVFSMMLGLVGCNKAETPEQSADAETPVETTATTNNDQVVTIYSSRNEQLIKPLLDKYTEETGVKIELITDKTGPLMARLQAEGTNTPADMLLTVDAGNLWQAAQQDLLQPVASTILESNVPAKYRDPKGQWTGLSLRARTIFYDPSKVDAAELSTYADLADPKWKGKLCLRTSKKVYNQSLVASMMEHLGEEKTEQVIRGWVDNLATDVFSDDTRMLEAIAAGQCEVGIANSYYYGRILDEKPNFPVKIFWANQESTGTHVNISGAGVVANSDNPDGALKLMEWLSSDEPQGIYASADKEYPVKAGIDESDMLRSWGEFKKDDINVQKFGSLQTQAIQMMDKAGYK from the coding sequence ATGTCGTTGAATGCGATTACAGCCCCTCTATCTTTTACCCGCCCTGTCAAAGCCACTTTATCTGTTGCTGTATTTAGCATGATGTTAGGTTTGGTAGGTTGTAATAAAGCGGAAACGCCTGAACAAAGTGCTGATGCCGAAACGCCAGTAGAAACGACTGCGACGACTAACAATGATCAAGTGGTTACCATTTACTCTTCACGTAATGAGCAGTTAATCAAGCCATTATTAGATAAATATACCGAAGAAACGGGCGTGAAGATTGAGCTGATCACCGATAAAACCGGCCCACTCATGGCGCGCCTACAAGCTGAAGGTACAAATACTCCAGCAGATATGCTACTGACCGTTGATGCCGGTAACTTATGGCAAGCGGCGCAGCAAGACTTATTGCAACCAGTCGCTTCTACTATCTTAGAGAGCAACGTACCTGCTAAATACCGTGATCCAAAAGGTCAATGGACGGGTCTGTCTCTTCGTGCCCGTACTATCTTCTATGATCCAAGCAAAGTCGATGCCGCCGAGTTATCCACTTATGCAGATCTAGCGGATCCAAAATGGAAAGGTAAGCTATGTTTACGTACCTCGAAAAAGGTCTATAATCAATCACTCGTTGCTAGCATGATGGAGCATTTAGGCGAGGAAAAAACCGAACAAGTCATTCGCGGCTGGGTCGATAACTTAGCCACCGATGTGTTCAGTGATGATACCCGCATGCTAGAGGCTATTGCTGCTGGCCAGTGTGAGGTTGGGATTGCCAATAGTTATTATTATGGTCGTATACTGGATGAAAAACCTAACTTCCCTGTGAAAATATTTTGGGCAAACCAAGAGTCTACAGGGACTCATGTAAACATCTCTGGTGCCGGTGTGGTCGCAAACTCAGACAATCCTGATGGCGCGCTTAAGCTGATGGAATGGTTATCGTCTGATGAACCACAGGGTATTTATGCCAGCGCTGATAAAGAATATCCGGTAAAAGCGGGTATTGATGAATCGGATATGCTCAGATCATGGGGCGAGTTCAAAAAAGACGACATTAATGTACAGAAATTTGGCTCACTGCAGACCCAAGCGATCCAAATGATGGATAAAGCCGGATATAAATAA
- a CDS encoding tetratricopeptide repeat protein, with protein MPAISASSLTPLDYTAEDYWQDFLARRSIAGGIAYEEALHNCQLDESLVSLQRIDTLLSQIRRDRVKAGTWDETTILADERYRNLLVFLAFYAGRILARQWQNTPHWYGQFELRARYPKLAMTTDDFYQHMAVLYNDTSVFIAATHDTNSNESEDNNRDESNRADSSYKNYNYKAIAPVFFALEPIGLRLFGHIDRQFEAVHGGQIASGLYQAVIARLPNVTADPVTADQTSTVPIANARLNTNSDVSSKTGLNATQAVTLAKTTEGDVLPEMDSKDASNIAPKITHKTALKVTSVTTDKRSNSSAGDTLKPVDNPVDKVSANKVPITPTLVAVTDAGSSGDETHAKSILTEDLSSLPKKVAPLVAPPTPEIFTQLLTKLDEIEVAQTAGNDDYQQARKILDQFEQHIAKQNKPRAQVIFSESHQAAKQQALMQLKISADLSNTAAMLRLAMYELLDEGLTTGNEKGKDTGKEAGVEWIKQAANKKDSRAQRLLSRMYYQGIGLPQDINSGKHWLEQAAENGHVEAASLVGQWQQAQTLITTRQQEQHSLKRYQLLIGAVIVAALLLIIFV; from the coding sequence ATGCCTGCTATATCTGCTTCTTCCTTAACGCCCCTCGACTATACTGCAGAAGATTATTGGCAAGACTTCTTAGCTAGGCGTTCTATCGCTGGCGGTATTGCTTATGAAGAAGCGCTGCATAACTGCCAGTTAGATGAGTCATTGGTAAGCTTACAGCGGATAGATACGCTATTATCGCAAATACGCCGTGATAGGGTTAAAGCGGGTACATGGGACGAAACCACGATACTAGCTGATGAGCGCTATCGTAATTTGCTAGTGTTTTTAGCGTTTTACGCAGGACGAATATTGGCGCGGCAGTGGCAAAATACGCCGCATTGGTATGGTCAATTTGAGCTGCGTGCTCGCTATCCTAAATTAGCAATGACAACTGATGACTTTTATCAGCATATGGCGGTTTTGTACAATGACACCTCCGTTTTCATTGCTGCTACCCACGATACAAATAGCAATGAAAGTGAAGACAACAATAGAGATGAAAGTAATAGAGCTGATAGTAGTTATAAAAACTATAACTATAAAGCAATTGCGCCCGTATTTTTTGCCTTAGAGCCAATAGGGCTGCGTCTGTTTGGTCATATAGATCGGCAGTTTGAGGCAGTACATGGGGGACAAATAGCCAGCGGCTTATATCAAGCAGTTATCGCACGGCTACCCAACGTCACTGCTGATCCTGTGACTGCTGATCAGACTTCTACTGTGCCAATTGCAAATGCCCGTTTAAATACAAACTCAGACGTAAGCTCCAAGACAGGCTTAAACGCAACCCAAGCTGTCACGCTTGCTAAGACCACAGAAGGTGACGTTTTACCTGAAATGGATTCCAAAGACGCTTCCAACATTGCTCCTAAAATTACTCATAAAACTGCTCTTAAAGTAACCAGTGTTACGACAGATAAGAGGTCAAATAGTTCTGCTGGCGATACGCTTAAACCAGTAGACAATCCGGTTGATAAAGTTTCTGCTAATAAAGTTCCTATAACTCCCACACTAGTCGCTGTGACTGATGCTGGCTCATCTGGCGACGAGACTCATGCAAAATCAATTCTAACTGAAGATTTATCTTCACTACCAAAAAAAGTAGCTCCTCTCGTAGCACCGCCAACGCCTGAAATTTTTACCCAACTGCTCACAAAGCTAGATGAGATTGAGGTAGCACAAACTGCCGGCAACGATGACTATCAACAAGCGCGAAAAATTCTCGACCAGTTTGAACAACATATCGCTAAGCAAAATAAGCCACGTGCACAAGTCATTTTCTCCGAGTCCCATCAAGCTGCAAAGCAACAAGCTCTTATGCAGTTAAAAATTTCTGCTGACCTTAGTAATACCGCTGCCATGCTACGCCTTGCTATGTATGAACTGTTAGATGAAGGGCTGACAACAGGTAATGAAAAAGGTAAAGACACTGGCAAAGAGGCAGGGGTTGAGTGGATCAAGCAAGCTGCTAATAAAAAAGACAGCCGCGCCCAGCGCTTGCTTAGTAGAATGTACTATCAAGGGATAGGTTTGCCGCAAGATATTAATAGTGGTAAACACTGGCTTGAGCAAGCGGCAGAAAATGGTCACGTAGAAGCAGCCAGTCTCGTTGGGCAGTGGCAGCAAGCGCAAACGTTGATAACGACACGCCAGCAGGAGCAACATAGCCTTAAGCGCTATCAATTATTGATTGGCGCTGTGATAGTAGCCGCGTTATTGTTAATCATTTTTGTATAA
- a CDS encoding cardiolipin synthase: MNIKALTTESQLAAWSWGDFAGYGLILNIILMVVLTLRIVSVQRNIGVAIAWIAVLYTLPLVGLFAYILVGEPMIGRRYRQRMEQAGLIMNEMAERERLVFDKGQELLPEHYRGVSQMGTRWTGFGVFSDHDMQLLTHPNAIFELLIDDINAAQRTILMEFYIIYPKGQVLNVIQALMAAAQRGVECHLLIDSVGSFSFFNSAEHRDLERAGVFVHQSLPVGLFKTLFKRSDLRNHRKIMVIDEYIGYIGSFNLVDPKFFKQDKDVGQWIDVAIRSVSQQPISIATAMAKVVVTDIGAENSDNLDALHQRVNNYTRKLYVLDPTINDMNSRIKVLDDGVDHFEQLNTGSTSIVIPQMPVVKGVVAQLIPSAPQVTAHVIYNTLVTIIHRANKRIQITTPYFVPDEALSGALVTAAKRGVEVTLIVPEKVDSFLVQHASQAYYQELLEAGVTIALFKGGLLHAKTVIIDDDYCLFGTVNIDMRSFYLNMEVSLAIYTPEMVAQVADCQESYLQSCRFMGLEEWEQRHDYKRLFDNVVRLFSPLL; encoded by the coding sequence GTGAACATAAAAGCTTTAACTACTGAGTCGCAACTTGCAGCGTGGTCGTGGGGCGACTTTGCAGGGTACGGTCTCATATTGAACATTATCTTGATGGTGGTGCTGACCCTACGTATTGTTTCGGTGCAGCGCAACATTGGGGTAGCCATTGCGTGGATAGCCGTGTTGTATACGCTACCTCTAGTAGGGCTGTTTGCTTATATTTTGGTGGGTGAGCCCATGATTGGTCGCCGTTATCGTCAACGGATGGAACAGGCAGGCCTCATTATGAATGAGATGGCAGAGCGTGAACGTTTGGTTTTTGATAAAGGCCAAGAGCTACTGCCTGAACACTATCGCGGTGTTAGCCAAATGGGCACCCGCTGGACAGGGTTTGGGGTATTTTCAGACCATGATATGCAGCTATTAACTCACCCTAATGCTATTTTTGAGCTTTTGATTGATGATATCAATGCCGCTCAACGTACTATTTTGATGGAGTTTTATATTATCTATCCGAAGGGGCAGGTACTAAATGTCATACAAGCGTTGATGGCGGCCGCTCAGCGCGGTGTAGAGTGTCACCTTCTCATAGATAGTGTGGGTAGCTTTAGTTTCTTTAATAGCGCCGAGCATAGGGATTTAGAACGTGCTGGCGTTTTTGTGCACCAATCGCTGCCAGTAGGTTTATTTAAGACCTTATTTAAGCGTTCTGATCTGCGCAATCATCGCAAGATTATGGTTATTGACGAATATATTGGTTATATCGGTAGTTTTAACTTGGTCGATCCCAAGTTTTTTAAGCAAGATAAAGATGTCGGTCAGTGGATTGATGTGGCGATACGTAGTGTCAGTCAGCAGCCAATAAGTATTGCCACTGCGATGGCTAAGGTAGTGGTCACTGATATTGGCGCTGAGAATAGTGACAATTTAGATGCGTTGCATCAACGAGTTAACAACTATACTCGTAAATTATACGTGTTAGATCCGACTATTAACGATATGAACAGTCGAATAAAGGTGCTAGATGATGGCGTAGATCATTTTGAACAGCTTAACACTGGGTCAACGTCGATTGTAATTCCGCAGATGCCGGTGGTAAAAGGTGTGGTAGCGCAGCTGATTCCTTCAGCACCACAAGTGACCGCACATGTGATTTATAATACTTTAGTAACCATTATCCACCGCGCTAATAAACGTATTCAAATCACCACGCCATATTTTGTTCCTGATGAAGCTTTATCAGGAGCGTTAGTCACAGCGGCTAAGCGGGGGGTCGAGGTCACGCTGATTGTCCCTGAAAAGGTCGATTCGTTTTTGGTACAGCATGCTTCGCAAGCTTATTATCAAGAGCTGTTAGAGGCGGGGGTGACCATTGCGCTATTTAAAGGCGGCCTGTTACATGCCAAAACAGTGATTATCGATGATGACTATTGTCTATTTGGTACGGTCAATATTGATATGCGCAGCTTTTATTTAAATATGGAAGTTAGTTTGGCGATTTATACGCCAGAAATGGTCGCGCAGGTTGCTGACTGTCAGGAGTCATACTTACAAAGCTGTCGTTTTATGGGCTTAGAAGAATGGGAGCAGCGCCATGATTATAAACGCTTATTCGATAATGTCGTACGCCTGTTTAGTCCCTTGCTGTAG
- a CDS encoding 16S rRNA (uracil(1498)-N(3))-methyltransferase, which produces MNCILLPAANFSLTQALIDAPRQIEHINKVLGAQIGDTLKIGQLGGHLGTAVVDAMTPAKIQLCDVQLTIEPPPKLDVTVVLALPRPKVLRRLIMDMTALGVRDIVLINSYRTQKSYWQSPLLARLDEFVLEGLQQGVDTLVPRITLQKRFKPFVEDELASLITNRAIVAHPYSELSLGQYLQQYAQPTVVYTLNSAASISNQEHEQSHMKSALPSVVFIGAEGGWIDYEIELLAGQGCQTVNMGRRVLRTEAAVNALLGQWLL; this is translated from the coding sequence ATGAACTGTATTTTATTGCCAGCGGCTAATTTTTCGCTAACACAAGCTCTAATTGATGCGCCTAGGCAAATCGAGCATATTAATAAGGTCTTAGGCGCACAAATCGGTGATACGTTAAAAATTGGCCAACTTGGTGGCCATCTTGGTACTGCTGTCGTTGATGCGATGACGCCTGCTAAGATTCAGCTTTGCGATGTACAGTTGACTATTGAACCGCCTCCCAAGTTAGATGTCACCGTAGTTTTGGCATTGCCGCGCCCAAAAGTTTTGCGGCGCCTAATTATGGATATGACCGCGCTGGGTGTGCGCGATATCGTCCTTATTAATAGCTATCGTACTCAAAAAAGCTATTGGCAAAGTCCCTTATTAGCGCGTCTTGATGAGTTTGTATTAGAAGGGTTGCAACAAGGCGTCGATACCCTTGTTCCGCGTATTACCCTACAAAAACGTTTTAAACCGTTTGTCGAAGATGAGCTGGCAAGTTTAATAACCAATCGTGCCATTGTGGCACACCCTTATAGTGAGCTGTCGTTAGGGCAGTATTTACAGCAGTATGCTCAGCCTACAGTAGTCTATACTTTGAACAGCGCTGCAAGTATTTCTAATCAAGAACATGAGCAATCACATATGAAATCGGCCTTGCCTAGTGTGGTCTTTATTGGCGCAGAAGGGGGCTGGATTGACTACGAGATTGAGTTGCTGGCGGGGCAAGGTTGCCAAACGGTTAATATGGGGCGGCGAGTATTACGAACAGAGGCCGCTGTAAATGCGCTTCTTGGACAGTGGCTACTATGA
- a CDS encoding iron ABC transporter permease: MMTMPEASASKDNTVNDNSNGSDNSNQAVSQDHAVRKRIISKSVLGLISLFMLIPILVVLLSWTQPVADIWTHMREYVLPQVLKNTAILLLMVITISGSIGTALAWVTSMYRFPGQRFFSWALMLPLAIPAYVLAFVTIGIVDFSGPLQTGLRDFGISTAIPSVRNVWGAGLVLSLAFYPYVYLLARQAFLSQGRRAIEAGQMLGLSRSRVFFRLALPQALPWVVGGLLLASMETLADFGAVSVFNVDTFTTAIYKAWFGFFSLTTAAQLAALLIGVIFIVVLFEQYWQARRGNTVTQGSNRRFDASPPAKIAMTLLCTLVFLIAFLVPFLQLVYWTAMNFRQDFDQRYLDFVTNSLIIASMTTLFIAFLAIIIAWVKRQYPDKTTKLLTTLANLGYVVPGTVLAVGVFIPIAWVDNQLIAFGVTSHQVLSGSVVVMLLALSTRFMTVSFQPVDRQLQRLTVNQEAAAELLSDSPIQRWRQVVLPVLSPGVLTALLMGFVEVMKEMPITLMTRRQGWDTLAVRVFEMTSEGMWGRAALPSLLIVLVGLLPVWILLRQSDKTG; this comes from the coding sequence ATGATGACAATGCCAGAAGCGTCTGCTAGTAAAGACAACACTGTCAACGATAATAGTAATGGTAGTGATAATAGCAACCAGGCTGTCAGCCAAGACCACGCAGTCCGCAAACGTATTATCTCGAAATCAGTCTTAGGACTGATTTCGTTGTTTATGCTAATACCGATTTTAGTGGTGCTTTTATCGTGGACGCAACCTGTGGCAGATATCTGGACCCACATGCGTGAGTATGTGCTGCCGCAAGTGCTCAAAAATACCGCCATTTTATTATTAATGGTCATAACGATTTCCGGTAGTATCGGTACGGCGCTGGCATGGGTGACGAGTATGTATCGTTTTCCTGGGCAGCGATTTTTTTCTTGGGCGCTGATGTTGCCACTGGCGATACCGGCTTATGTGCTGGCCTTCGTCACGATAGGTATTGTTGATTTTAGCGGACCGTTACAAACCGGGTTACGCGATTTCGGTATCAGTACTGCCATACCCTCAGTGCGTAATGTCTGGGGCGCAGGTTTGGTCTTGTCGCTGGCGTTTTATCCTTATGTTTACTTGCTGGCACGCCAAGCCTTTTTGTCACAGGGGCGACGTGCGATTGAAGCGGGTCAAATGCTGGGTCTGAGTCGCAGTCGGGTATTTTTTCGTTTGGCATTACCGCAAGCACTCCCTTGGGTGGTTGGTGGTTTGTTACTGGCCAGCATGGAGACCCTTGCTGATTTTGGGGCGGTGTCCGTATTTAATGTGGATACCTTTACGACTGCTATTTATAAAGCCTGGTTTGGATTTTTCAGTTTAACGACCGCCGCTCAGTTAGCTGCTCTGTTAATTGGGGTCATATTTATCGTCGTGCTTTTTGAGCAATATTGGCAAGCAAGACGCGGCAATACCGTAACCCAAGGCAGTAACCGCCGTTTTGATGCCAGCCCTCCGGCCAAAATTGCGATGACCTTGTTGTGTACGTTAGTGTTTTTAATTGCCTTTTTAGTACCCTTCTTACAGCTGGTCTATTGGACAGCGATGAATTTTCGCCAAGATTTTGATCAGCGCTATCTTGATTTTGTTACTAATAGCCTAATAATTGCTAGTATGACCACGCTTTTTATTGCCTTTTTAGCTATCATCATTGCGTGGGTTAAGCGTCAATATCCAGATAAAACCACTAAATTGCTAACGACTTTAGCCAATTTAGGGTACGTGGTACCGGGTACGGTATTGGCCGTTGGGGTATTTATACCTATTGCTTGGGTTGATAATCAACTGATTGCTTTTGGTGTTACCTCCCATCAAGTGCTATCAGGTAGTGTTGTCGTGATGCTGCTGGCATTATCGACGCGCTTTATGACCGTCAGTTTTCAACCAGTAGACCGTCAATTGCAGCGGCTAACGGTTAATCAAGAAGCCGCCGCTGAATTGCTCAGTGACAGTCCGATACAACGCTGGCGGCAAGTGGTACTGCCCGTGCTCAGCCCAGGGGTATTAACTGCCTTACTAATGGGTTTTGTTGAGGTTATGAAAGAGATGCCCATTACTTTAATGACGCGGCGGCAGGGTTGGGATACGCTAGCAGTGCGGGTATTTGAGATGACCAGTGAAGGGATGTGGGGACGCGCCGCATTGCCTAGCTTATTGATAGTGTTGGTTGGCCTGCTTCCTGTTTGGATCTTGCTGCGTCAAAGTGACAAAACGGGTTAG
- a CDS encoding ABC transporter ATP-binding protein gives MYTNLINDSSDQSDPRLAKTKARSANSKKISAPTKLQARKLESKNKHADNNQSSSQNNGHSYPHETSLDKTGIPDKPYFSVQDLVVGYDDITVVNGLSLTLQQGEIGCFLGFSGCGKTTALRAIAGLEPTRLGTTSLNNQCLTEQTARTSFAVAPAKRGMGMVFQDYALFGHLSVAKNIAFGLNKWSAADKKARVAEMLALVELSEHADKRPTELSGGQQQRVALARALAPKPKLLLLDEPFSNLDVLLRESLAMSVRDILKRTNTTAILVTHDQNEAFALADKVGVMHQGKLVQWATPTKLYHEPVSPFVAEFVGEGAMIDGIIKEGHVETALGDIYRRMEVYDAAGQPQYCEYDYPNGTLIKVLVRPDDVIHDDDSTQTALVVGRVFRGANYLYRLQLDDGQTVLALVSSHHNHDIGTRIGILPMLKHVVVFDEKNINATTWSEYDMS, from the coding sequence ATGTATACTAACTTGATTAATGACTCGTCAGACCAATCAGACCCAAGGTTAGCCAAAACTAAGGCGCGATCTGCTAATTCCAAAAAAATTTCAGCGCCTACAAAGCTGCAAGCTAGAAAGCTTGAATCTAAAAACAAGCATGCAGATAACAATCAGAGTTCTAGTCAAAATAACGGCCATAGTTATCCTCATGAAACGAGTCTTGATAAAACAGGCATCCCTGATAAGCCCTATTTTAGCGTGCAGGATTTAGTCGTTGGTTATGACGATATCACGGTGGTAAATGGGCTATCGCTGACCTTACAACAAGGTGAAATTGGTTGCTTTTTGGGCTTTAGCGGCTGTGGAAAGACCACAGCGTTGCGCGCAATTGCAGGTCTAGAGCCAACGCGCCTTGGAACGACTAGCTTAAATAATCAGTGCTTAACTGAGCAGACGGCGCGTACGTCATTTGCGGTGGCACCCGCCAAGCGTGGTATGGGTATGGTGTTTCAAGACTATGCGCTGTTTGGGCATCTAAGCGTTGCCAAAAATATTGCTTTTGGTCTTAATAAGTGGTCAGCTGCTGACAAAAAAGCACGGGTCGCTGAGATGCTTGCTCTCGTTGAGCTGTCTGAGCATGCGGATAAGCGGCCAACTGAGCTCTCAGGTGGTCAGCAGCAGCGGGTGGCTTTAGCACGAGCATTAGCACCGAAACCTAAATTACTGTTACTTGATGAGCCATTTTCTAATCTAGATGTGTTGCTGCGTGAGTCGCTAGCGATGAGCGTTCGCGATATTCTTAAACGTACCAATACCACTGCAATTTTAGTCACTCATGACCAAAACGAGGCCTTTGCATTGGCGGATAAAGTGGGGGTCATGCACCAAGGTAAGCTGGTACAGTGGGCGACTCCAACTAAGCTATACCATGAGCCAGTCAGTCCTTTTGTTGCTGAGTTCGTCGGCGAAGGCGCGATGATAGATGGCATCATTAAAGAAGGCCATGTTGAAACCGCGCTTGGCGATATTTACCGGCGGATGGAAGTATATGATGCAGCAGGGCAGCCACAGTACTGCGAGTATGACTACCCTAATGGTACGCTAATCAAGGTGCTGGTGCGCCCTGACGATGTCATTCATGATGATGACAGTACACAAACAGCACTGGTGGTTGGACGCGTATTCCGTGGGGCAAACTATCTATATCGCTTGCAATTAGATGACGGACAAACGGTATTGGCTTTGGTTTCCAGCCATCATAATCATGATATTGGCACGCGTATTGGTATTTTACCGATGCTTAAGCATGTGGTGGTTTTCGATGAAAAGAATATCAACGCCACCACGTGGTCAGAATATGATATGTCATAA
- a CDS encoding DedA family protein: MNQISEWVLTIMAKFGYFGIIFAMFAENVFPPIPSEVIMPAAGFAVARGDLNLIVVILAGTLGTVLGALPLYYLGSLFNEERLMIFTKKYGKYVFVKSDDVLASSHWFDKHGKKTVFFGRMVPGIRSLISIPAGMNKMPMLPFLLLTALGSSIWITLLTLAGYHFGSNYEVIEATLAPYSKVFLLLTVMIIIGWFIKRRRSTHNQLNTTDI, from the coding sequence ATGAACCAAATTAGCGAATGGGTGCTGACTATTATGGCAAAGTTTGGCTACTTCGGTATCATCTTTGCCATGTTTGCCGAAAATGTTTTCCCCCCTATACCCTCTGAAGTTATCATGCCAGCAGCAGGTTTTGCAGTGGCAAGAGGTGATCTAAATCTTATAGTAGTCATACTAGCCGGTACGCTTGGCACCGTGCTTGGAGCATTACCTTTGTATTATCTGGGAAGCTTGTTCAATGAAGAGCGTTTAATGATATTTACTAAAAAATATGGCAAGTATGTGTTTGTCAAGTCTGATGACGTACTGGCTTCGAGTCATTGGTTTGATAAACATGGCAAAAAAACGGTATTTTTTGGACGCATGGTGCCAGGCATTCGCTCGCTTATCTCTATTCCTGCAGGTATGAATAAAATGCCGATGCTTCCTTTTTTGCTACTCACTGCTTTAGGATCAAGCATTTGGATAACTTTACTAACGCTTGCAGGCTATCACTTCGGTAGCAATTATGAAGTTATCGAAGCCACACTCGCGCCATATTCCAAAGTTTTCTTGCTACTTACTGTGATGATTATCATAGGTTGGTTTATCAAACGCCGACGGTCTACTCATAACCAGCTCAATACAACCGATATCTAA
- a CDS encoding 3-deoxy-D-manno-octulosonic acid transferase, with product MPSFHLPPQPSTKRDSLAPVNQLDAISVPLTTRTPSTPPWYYRFIITLLKPLYRLQVWRRSHKRDNYQQEVAQRFGKHYPPRPVANVSTDANKADVNNFNVINSFDVNNKTIWCHAVSLGETNTIAPLLDALLAQGYQIWLTNTTQTGFARGASRFADDIVQGRLSHSYVPVDSPVVIETFLAHVQPVAALFVETELWANILVKLSEHHIPSILVNGRLSAASFTRYQKISAVSRSMMQNLTLIIAQDDESATRFRQLGAYSAQIRVAGSLKWVINSPKIDVKITDIKDDNDVIQKQIEKQESGIESDIENGVESGTESDIGNDPKAELEQLKQLDRPIWVAASTHSGEEDTALSLQQQLLSITALAETLLIIVPRHPERFDEVADLIQKSGLQMVRRSNQEAIRAQTQVYLADSMGELMHWYALANVALVGGSLVDIGGHNPVEPASVATPVLMGRYTQSCQSVVDKLASAGALYQPSNHFYRPITIDGQPVEQDKSEPLLQAADADDSVLIYEQLQFWLSHPQLALLAGQAGEQLTLQQQSVLTRQLTMIEEVVKQFSSSEL from the coding sequence ATGCCATCTTTTCATTTACCTCCACAGCCGTCTACCAAGCGCGATTCGCTCGCGCCTGTCAATCAGCTAGACGCTATCTCAGTACCATTAACCACACGCACGCCTAGCACGCCACCTTGGTATTATCGATTTATTATTACCTTATTAAAACCACTATACCGCCTGCAAGTATGGCGGCGTTCGCATAAGCGTGATAATTATCAGCAAGAGGTTGCACAGCGTTTTGGTAAACATTACCCACCGCGTCCCGTGGCCAATGTCAGCACTGATGCTAACAAAGCAGATGTTAATAATTTTAACGTTATTAATAGCTTCGATGTTAATAATAAAACCATTTGGTGTCATGCGGTCTCTTTAGGTGAGACCAATACGATTGCGCCATTATTAGACGCTTTATTAGCGCAGGGCTATCAGATATGGCTGACCAATACCACGCAGACCGGTTTTGCTCGGGGTGCTAGCCGTTTCGCAGATGATATTGTTCAAGGTCGACTGAGTCACAGCTATGTACCAGTGGACAGTCCGGTAGTGATTGAAACCTTTTTGGCGCATGTGCAACCAGTCGCTGCGCTGTTTGTAGAAACTGAGCTATGGGCAAATATTCTAGTTAAGCTCTCCGAGCATCATATTCCAAGTATCTTAGTCAATGGTCGCTTATCAGCAGCGTCTTTTACCCGCTACCAAAAAATTAGCGCGGTGAGTCGCAGCATGATGCAAAATCTGACCTTAATCATCGCCCAAGATGATGAATCTGCTACGCGTTTTCGGCAGTTGGGCGCTTATAGTGCACAGATTCGCGTGGCCGGCTCGCTTAAATGGGTTATTAATAGCCCTAAAATTGATGTTAAAATCACTGATATAAAAGACGATAATGACGTTATACAGAAGCAAATAGAGAAGCAAGAAAGTGGTATTGAGAGCGATATTGAAAATGGTGTTGAAAGTGGTACTGAAAGTGACATAGGAAACGACCCTAAAGCTGAATTAGAGCAGTTGAAACAGTTAGACCGTCCTATCTGGGTGGCAGCAAGCACACATAGCGGTGAAGAAGATACCGCGCTGTCATTACAACAGCAGCTATTATCAATAACTGCCCTTGCTGAAACTTTATTAATTATCGTACCGAGACATCCTGAACGCTTCGATGAAGTGGCAGACCTTATTCAAAAGTCAGGGTTACAAATGGTGCGCCGTAGTAATCAGGAAGCCATCAGAGCGCAGACGCAAGTTTATCTGGCAGATAGTATGGGTGAGCTCATGCACTGGTACGCATTGGCTAATGTGGCATTAGTTGGCGGTTCATTGGTTGATATTGGTGGACATAACCCTGTTGAGCCGGCGAGTGTGGCAACGCCTGTATTGATGGGACGCTATACCCAGTCTTGTCAAAGTGTGGTGGATAAGCTTGCTAGCGCTGGCGCGCTGTATCAGCCGAGCAATCATTTTTATCGACCTATTACTATTGATGGCCAGCCAGTCGAGCAGGATAAATCCGAACCCCTTCTGCAAGCTGCGGATGCTGATGATAGCGTTCTTATTTATGAACAACTGCAGTTTTGGCTCAGTCATCCGCAACTAGCGTTGCTGGCAGGGCAGGCAGGGGAGCAGTTGACCTTACAGCAGCAATCAGTACTTACTCGTCAGCTTACTATGATTGAAGAGGTTGTTAAGCAATTTTCGAGCAGTGAACTGTAA